A genomic segment from Comamonas terrigena NBRC 13299 encodes:
- a CDS encoding branched-chain amino acid ABC transporter permease, whose amino-acid sequence MSGLFDSKLAWGALLLLAIAFPWIAGNDYFLTVMSTAYIFAIATLGLNLITGYTGQLNLAHAGFMAVGAYTVGILTVDHGWTFWASLLMSGVVCVALGYVIGIISLRLKGHYFSIFTLCVGYIMFLVIEKWEGLTRGTVGIMGIPEPEAIGALTFDTPLSLYYFVLCFLVLLVWVKRRIVKSLLGRTFIAIRNSDELAEALGINLMRNKVLAFMLSVFYAGIAGGLYAGFVRFIGPDMAAVHHTFDMMIFAMVGGMGTVLGPLLGAIGMPWITQYLQFLQEFRFIVFGPILVALVIFMPYGVVGSFMAWRTRRATKEGKAHAAD is encoded by the coding sequence ATGAGCGGATTGTTTGACAGCAAACTGGCCTGGGGCGCCCTGCTGCTGCTGGCCATCGCCTTTCCCTGGATCGCCGGCAACGACTACTTCCTGACGGTGATGAGCACGGCCTACATCTTTGCCATCGCCACCCTGGGGCTGAACCTGATCACCGGCTACACCGGTCAGCTGAACCTGGCGCATGCCGGCTTCATGGCGGTGGGGGCGTACACCGTGGGCATTCTGACCGTGGACCACGGCTGGACGTTCTGGGCCTCGCTGCTGATGTCCGGCGTGGTGTGCGTGGCGCTGGGCTATGTGATCGGCATCATCTCGCTGCGTCTCAAAGGCCATTACTTCTCGATCTTCACGCTGTGCGTGGGCTACATCATGTTCCTGGTGATCGAGAAGTGGGAAGGACTGACCCGCGGCACGGTGGGCATCATGGGCATCCCCGAGCCCGAGGCCATTGGCGCGCTGACGTTCGACACGCCGCTGAGCCTGTACTACTTCGTGCTGTGCTTTCTGGTGCTGCTGGTGTGGGTGAAGCGCCGCATCGTGAAGTCGCTGCTGGGGCGCACATTCATCGCCATCCGCAACAGCGACGAGCTGGCCGAGGCGCTGGGCATCAACCTGATGCGCAACAAGGTACTGGCCTTCATGCTGAGCGTGTTCTATGCCGGCATTGCCGGGGGCCTGTATGCCGGCTTCGTGCGCTTCATCGGCCCCGACATGGCAGCCGTGCACCACACCTTCGACATGATGATCTTCGCCATGGTGGGCGGCATGGGCACGGTGCTGGGCCCGCTGCTGGGCGCCATCGGCATGCCGTGGATCACACAGTACCTGCAGTTCCTGCAGGAGTTCCGTTTCATCGTGTTCGGCCCCATTTTGGTGGCGCTGGTGATTTTCATGCCCTACGGTGTGGTGGGCAGTTTCATGGCCTGGCGCACACGCCGTGCCACCAAGGAAGGGAAGGCCCATGCTGCAGATTGA